The sequence below is a genomic window from Acidobacteriota bacterium.
ATTGGCAGTTAGCGTTGCCCCCGATGTCTGGGTGTGAAATCTCATCTTCATGAGAGAAGGATCGTCAGCGTGGAATCTCTCCTTCATGATCCTTGCCCAGAGCCTTCTCGCGGCTCTGAACTTCGCAACCTCCTCGAGGAAATTGCTGTGTGAGTTGAAGAAGAAAGAGAGTCTCTCGCAGAAATCCTTCAGTTTCAACCCTCGTCTGAGGGCCGCCTCCACATAGGCGATCCCATTGGCAAAGGTAAAGGCAATCTCCTGAGCGGCCGTGGCGCCTGCCTCTCTGATATGGTAACCGCTGATGCTTATCGTGTGCCACTGCGGAACATGCTCTCTGCAGTAGGAAAAGAGATCGGTCACGAGCCTCATAGACTCTTCCGGGGGAAAGATATACGTCCCTCTCGCCACGTACTCCTTAAGGGGATCGTTCTGAACCGTTCCTCTGAGTTTCTTGAGATCGGCCCCCTGCTTCATGGCAATAGCGACGTACATGGCAAGAAGTATGGCTGCCGTGGCATTGATCGTCATTGACGTGGAGACCTCCTCAAGTGGGATCCTATCAAAGAGGATCTCCATATCCTCGAGCGAATCAATGGCAACACCAACCTTCCCCACTTCCCCCTTCGAGATGGGATGGTCCGAGTCGTATCCCATCTGCGTGGGAAGGTCGAAGGCAACGCTGAGACCGGTCTGTCCTTCTTTCAGGAGATATTTGAATCTCTCGTTCGTCTTCTTCGCCGTGCCGAAGCCAGCATACTGCCTCATCGTCCATAGGCGGCCACGGTACATCGTCGTCTGGACTCCTCTCGTGAATGGGTACTCTCCAGGATAACCAAGATCGGCATCGTAGCCCAGCCAATCTGCATCGGCCGGAGTATAGATAGGCTTGATCTCGATACCAGAGGGAGTCTCAAACTTATTTTTCCTCTCAGGAACCTCTCGCGTCTGTTTTCTGTATCTTTCTTCCCAGACTTTTTTCCTATCGTCAGGCATCGTTCTATATTTATTTTTCAAAGATATCACACCCCGATTAGCCAAAGCAACCACTACTCTTTGTAGCGTTGCAATGGAGCCTGTGTTACGGTATCATCAGCGCTAAATGAAGAAAGTGACCTTCAAGACCATAGAGTGGACGGAGAACGGCGTCGTGATGATCGATCAAAGAGCCCTCCCGGCCAGGGAGGCTTATCTGACACTCAAGACGCCGGAAGAGATCGCCGATGCCATAAAGAAGATGGCGATCAGGGGGGCGCCAGCCATAGGAGTGGCCGCTGCCATGGGGATCGCCCTGGGTGCAAAGAATTTCACTTCGTTGCCTCCGGATGAATTCAAGAGTAAAGTGGAAGCCCTCTTTCCGCTCTTTGCTTCGACAAGACCGACAGCAGTCAATCTCTTCTGGGCCATCAAGAGGATGAAGAATCTCTTTGAGGAAAAGATAGCATCTTCGCCGGATAGGATCGCGGCTCTCATGGTTCTGGAGGCACATGCAATCATGGAGGAAGATATCCACGCTAACCGAAGAATCGGAGAGTTTGGCTCCACACTTATCCCTTCGGAGGCGTCCGTCCTGACGCACTGCAATGCGGGAGCTCTTGCCACGGCCGGGCATGGCACTGCTCTGGGCGTGATAAGAACGGCAGTAGGGAAGGGAAAGAAGGTAAGGGTCTTTGCAGATGAAACCAGGCCTTTCCTTCAAGGTGCGCGTCTGACCGCCTGGGAACTCATAAAGGATGGGATACCCGTGACTCTGATCACCGATAACATGGCCGGCTACATGATGAACCTGGGAGAAATCGATCTCGTCATCGTCGGTGCGGACCGCGTTGCCGCCAATGGCGACCTGGCGAATAAGATCGGAACCTATTCCCTTTCCATTCTGGCAAAAGAGCATGGCATCCCCTTCTACGTGGCGGCTCCAGTTTCAACCATTGATATGTCTATCGATTCAGGAAAGGGGATTCCGATCGAGGAAAGAAATAGAGAGGAGATCACGCACTTTCATTCCATCCCTGTAGCCCCCGAGAGAGTGCATGTGAGAAATCCTGCCTTTGACGTGACTCCTCACGCCAATGTCACAGCCATCATCACGGAAAGAGGGATTGCACGCCCCCCATACAGGCTTGCCCTGAACGAGATCACTGGCTCCAGGTCATGAGCCGGAGATAAAAAGGGAAGTCATTTCTTCGATGCTATAATACGAACATGCCGAAGGTAAGCGTCATCATTCCCACATACAACCGGGCACATTACATAACGCAGGCACTAGAAAGCGTCTTTGCCCAGACATTTCGCGATTTTGAAGTAGTCGTGGTTGACGATGGCTCGACGGATAATACAAAGGAAGCGCTTTCTACCTACATGGAAAGCATCAGGTACATACGCCAGGAGAACAGGGGCGAGGCGGCGGCGCGAAATAGCGGCATCCGCGCTTCCACGGGCGAATGGGTTGCCTTCCTCGACTCCGATGACATGTGGGAACCCCAAACCCTTGAAACCCTTATCGAAGCGTCCAGGGTGAACCCGGATGCCGGGCTCATCGCGATGCGCGCTAGAGCCATCCGCTCTGACGG
It includes:
- a CDS encoding methylmalonyl-CoA mutase family protein gives rise to the protein MPDDRKKVWEERYRKQTREVPERKNKFETPSGIEIKPIYTPADADWLGYDADLGYPGEYPFTRGVQTTMYRGRLWTMRQYAGFGTAKKTNERFKYLLKEGQTGLSVAFDLPTQMGYDSDHPISKGEVGKVGVAIDSLEDMEILFDRIPLEEVSTSMTINATAAILLAMYVAIAMKQGADLKKLRGTVQNDPLKEYVARGTYIFPPEESMRLVTDLFSYCREHVPQWHTISISGYHIREAGATAAQEIAFTFANGIAYVEAALRRGLKLKDFCERLSFFFNSHSNFLEEVAKFRAARRLWARIMKERFHADDPSLMKMRFHTQTSGATLTANQPENNIIRVTMQALSSVLGGTQSLHTNSMDEALALPSENAARIALRTQQIIAHESGVADTIDPLAGSYLVESWTSQLEKIALDYIRRIDEIGGAIKAIESGYMQREIHNSAYRCQKEIEEAERMIVGVNVYRSSSEEKMDILKVDSSIEEEQVARLRALRKRRDNEKVSRLLAALKEEAATRGNLLPHILDAVGSYATVGEISDALRKVLGRHRETFIC
- the mtnA gene encoding S-methyl-5-thioribose-1-phosphate isomerase produces the protein MTFKTIEWTENGVVMIDQRALPAREAYLTLKTPEEIADAIKKMAIRGAPAIGVAAAMGIALGAKNFTSLPPDEFKSKVEALFPLFASTRPTAVNLFWAIKRMKNLFEEKIASSPDRIAALMVLEAHAIMEEDIHANRRIGEFGSTLIPSEASVLTHCNAGALATAGHGTALGVIRTAVGKGKKVRVFADETRPFLQGARLTAWELIKDGIPVTLITDNMAGYMMNLGEIDLVIVGADRVAANGDLANKIGTYSLSILAKEHGIPFYVAAPVSTIDMSIDSGKGIPIEERNREEITHFHSIPVAPERVHVRNPAFDVTPHANVTAIITERGIARPPYRLALNEITGSRS